In Opitutaceae bacterium TAV5, one genomic interval encodes:
- a CDS encoding RNA methyltransferase has protein sequence MASAELKLCGLPAVKARFQRDAASFRRLYFDYATGRKLGLICKALSAAKKVYRCVEPAELAKIAGSIHHGGVVAVVAETPLRAPLPRDVQAWTKARAPLLLLDRIGNAHNVGAIARSAAFFGVEHLVIPSRAQAALPGEAAHRVAEGGLEHVTIWRVPDLARLCGELREAGYEVIGAAAHGGALRPGEAKSARGAARGSGSRMPDAGPGPRGGRPLRALVLGNEEHGLAPEVAAACTRLVTIPGSGRVESLNVSAAAAVLMFALLG, from the coding sequence ATGGCCAGTGCCGAACTCAAACTTTGCGGACTCCCCGCGGTCAAGGCGCGCTTCCAGCGCGATGCGGCTTCGTTTCGCCGCCTTTATTTCGACTACGCGACCGGGCGCAAACTCGGCCTCATCTGCAAGGCGCTCTCTGCGGCGAAAAAGGTTTACCGCTGTGTGGAGCCGGCCGAACTGGCGAAGATCGCCGGCAGCATCCATCACGGCGGCGTCGTGGCCGTGGTCGCGGAGACGCCGCTCCGCGCGCCGCTCCCGCGCGATGTGCAGGCGTGGACGAAGGCGCGCGCGCCGCTGCTGCTGCTCGACCGGATCGGCAACGCGCACAACGTCGGCGCGATCGCGCGCAGCGCGGCGTTTTTCGGCGTGGAGCATCTCGTGATCCCGTCGCGGGCCCAGGCGGCCTTGCCGGGTGAGGCTGCGCACCGCGTGGCCGAAGGCGGGCTGGAACACGTCACGATCTGGCGCGTGCCGGATCTGGCGCGGCTGTGCGGCGAGCTGCGCGAGGCCGGTTACGAGGTGATCGGCGCCGCCGCACACGGCGGGGCGTTGCGGCCGGGCGAGGCAAAATCTGCCCGAGGCGCGGCTCGCGGGTCCGGCTCACGCATGCCTGACGCGGGGCCGGGACCGCGTGGCGGTCGTCCGCTGCGCGCGCTGGTGCTCGGCAACGAGGAACACGGTCTGGCGCCGGAAGTCGCCGCGGCCTGCACGCGCCTGGTGACCATCCCCGGCAGCGGTCGCGTGGAGTCGCTCAACGTCTCCGCCGCCGCCGCCGTGCTGATGTTTG